Below is a window of Synchiropus splendidus isolate RoL2022-P1 chromosome 9, RoL_Sspl_1.0, whole genome shotgun sequence DNA.
CACCTGCTGCGGGGTGACGTACCCTCGTTCGATCCTGGCCGTCTCAGGCAGGGAAGGAACCCGAAGCTCCTCAGGCTCGGAGAGTGCTGGCAGAACACACAGAGAACCTTTAGCTCATGTAAAGTACTTCAAATAGATCGGCAACACCTTTCCCCCGAGGAGGCACGGAGGAGGAATTGTCACTGTCGGTGCTGGTGGCTTCTCGGTCGAAGATGCTGCTGCCCGTCCTCTGCTCTGTAAGGgctgctcttctgctgctgaCTCTAAGGACATTCAGATTAATAGCAATctcaaaaaaatctaaatcacaGAAAAGATGAAGCTGCACCTGGACAGTACAACTCCCATCTTGTTGAAGTCATCTGGCAAGCGACTCAGCTGCTTCCACCAGCCCTTCATCAGAGAAGCATTCTCCTCAAGACAAGATATGTCATAGAAATGATGTTTAAAGAAGGATATAAAGATATTCTTCCCCGCTCCCTCCTCCGTCGGCCGTGCTTCAGAGCCTAGCCTGACCTGGTGGTTTTGAAAACACCGAGGCAGTCAAGTGCCTTGGAGGACCTCGTGGTAGCTGGTTGTGACAGCTGATGGAGACCTGGCAACCGACTCCACAATGATCTCCCAATCAGTATCTGCCTTGAAATACAGTATATTGGAGAGATGACAACATGGACTTTCTGACGTgaaaagtcatttcattttgctACAATACCGGTAGAAGCATAATGTGGTAGAGCTGTTTTTTCCTCCATCAATTTTAATGTTTTCCActtacagttttttttgttcgtGTTTCAATCTTCATCGAGATATTTTAGGTTATTCTACTGTTCTGTTAACCCTTTAACAACTGCAAcacaagtttattttatttattttttattattgttgctttttgatagtattatttttaatcatattcacattttaaagcttttatttaattttgtcatATTTGATAATCATTTCATATTGTTTAAACTATATTTAGATTTGATATAGTAGACTTcaatatatgtttatattaCACGTCACCATTATAGTTGAGATTGTTTTGACCTCTTCACTGAGTAAAGGTCTGAATCTTTACCTTACCATTTGTTTTTGATATGGCAGTTAAACAGTGGCATTGTCATTATTTCTGATCATTTAAATACGGCCAGATAAATTGCAATAATAACAGTTGCATTACAAACGAATCGAAATCAGCTGGAACAGTAAAGAAttagtttttgatttttttgctgaatattttatttgaatgtctTGTTTCCAAAAGAAATGAATGTCCTTCCCTATTgagttttattgtgttttatttttttgtcaggatCATGGTGATTACTTCCCTGTTATTATTTAACGTTGCAGGTGATAAGCGTTTACATCCACTCATAGTGAAACAACAGTTTCTTGACTATGACTTCATATGTTTTTGGACAGACGGTCAGAGAAAGCTTCATTTTGTATGTGTTCTTAAGCTCCAGGTGCCACTGTTTTCCCAATCCCCAAAGTAGACGGCCCCTTTCTTCACAGCACACTGACAATGTTTGCATTTGCTGACACTCAGTCATGTAGTGATGTTCCCAATGATTCTGCTGGGGCTCAGTCTGGACGGGAGGAGAGGAGCTTGAGCTGGAGTGCCAGGAATGTCACCAACAGGTGTCAAAGGTGGAAAGTAAATTACTCTCTTTTTACACTAAATAAAGATAATCTTAGTTGTAACACACGTCTCCCACCCCAGTAAGTTATGTACAAACCCACCGAGCTCAAACCTGAGCCTCCATTTGAATCTCTTAGTATTTCAAAGCAGTTTGAAGGTGGTTAATACGGATGGAGTTTTAATTATGGCACGGTAAACAGCATGAGGTCGAAGTCCAGGCGGGTGTgtgagaaaacaaatgagtaCACGAGCACAGACCAGAGTGAGAGCAGGTGACACCAGAGTGCGGCTAGTCGTGACTTAGCTCATGGCACCAGTTTCTTTAGATGGAATTTACGATGAATTGCAAATGGTAGgtccctttttttccttcaacagTCTGTTTACTGAAGCGTCTGATTTGTTCATGTTGCGGTTCTGCTTCTGACTTTTGCTGGCTCACAATGGTTCTGTGTCGCTGCAGACTAACCAGTTCTCCAAATGAGAGAAGCCCACTTCCTACACTTAGATCCCAGAAGTCACATGGTTCACATGTAAAAGATTTGTGTGTTCTATTCATGTGGCGTTAACAGGCAAAAACTGTCGCTCTCACAGATAAGAGACCTCTGCAAGAACAGTGGCAGCACTTGCACATAATGACACCATGTCTTCTGGGTAAAGGGTACGTTGACTTTTGCTTATCTAGCACCATGTTCATATGATGTTATGCAGGTCCATTATACAAGCATTGTAAGTTACTATCATATAATGTAAACATGTATCCAGCTCATGGTAATTATTGATGCAGATGTATGCATTTATGAGACGATTTATGGCTCAATATACAGATAATAAAATCTGTtatctttttttctgctctttgtTCCCACTTCTATTCAACCAGTCCAGCATTTGACCCCGAAactattttcagtttcatgctGTTATATGTAAAAGCACAGTGGATGTACATCGCGTTACATCGAATTAATCCTTGAAGGTTTGTTAACAAGAGGCACactatttatttagatttatgaaaacattttactCATGATATTGTCTgacaagtttctttttttttcattattattattattattttttatatttctgtttttctttcagtgCTGTGACtcaaattaagaaaaaaaaacacattcataagAGGGTTCTTAAtcgtatttaaatatttgatcaCAGAATGATGAAGTTCAAGTAAATTTTTTTGTGCTTCGATCCTGAAGtttttgaaattttaaattctCTGCCCATTATTCCATCCATTATGTGCCGTACCTGGGGTTGGTTTTACCTGCGGAAGTGACCTCATTATTCGATGCTATTTGCACTTCCTGTAATAATCAATAGAACTTAACACATCCAAGTCACAACCCTAGTTGTCCGCATGATTCAATATTCCGAGAGTGTCTACTCAGTGTTGTATTTCGATGGAACAAAACTGATGAGGTTCACTACCTCATGTGATAGACTGTGAAAGAAAGCACTCCTGAGTCTTAGAGCCAGAGTTGGAGCCAGATTCAGGTCATGGTAACCTGATAAGGTGAATATCTCAGGATGCTCCCCAGTTTGAGCAGGAGATGATTTACTGTATgtaagcagctgctgctgcttccaagAGTATTCAGtgcaaataaatatttgctcAGCTGAAGCCATTATACACGCGCTAATGCTAATGAGTGACCTGATTCTGTGACCGCAGTTCAGGGTCCGAGGTGAAACTGATGAGCAGGAAGGAGAGTTTTCTGTGCGAGTGAGTTAAACAACTGGCTTTTCTTGTGCGACACAGTCCAGGTCGATGGAGGAGTCGACCGTGTCCCTCCACATGGATGACCCTGCTGCCCTCCAGGCAGGCTCTGAAGCCCCTCAtccccaccttctgcctgcTGGTCATGGTGGTTTATGGGCTGGGGGAGAAGCTCAGAAACTTTGTGGTGAGGATCTTCATTCCTCAGTACCACTACCCGTACGCAGTGGCCCTCTCTTTTGGACAGGTGAGAGACTGATGTCAGGATGTGCTTTGAAACCAAGATAAGGAAACTACCTGGTTGGGGGTTGGTCACTAATCCACATCCCATTCATATCCTCACACACATAGAGTGCACGACTCAACTTGTTTTGCCTTCCTTCTAATAGGTCCAAACCCTTCCCTGCATCCAGCCTACACATTAATATCAATGTATGTTTATATGTTAGTGGGTCATTGGTTTTATTCCTGGTGTTTATCCAAAGAtagttctaaaaaaaaaaatcaactactGTTATACTGAACTGTTACATTTTGCGCCCTATTTAGATCAGTGAGGCTGGGGGGCCTCAGGTGGCCTTTGGACAGTATTCATGCGGCCGTTTAAAGATGAAAGTAAAACTATAAAGCTGATTATGTTGACGTGATCGCGAGCGAAAAACAAGTTTTAGTACTCAAACATCATTTTGTCATGTTGAATAATGTCTATCAAAGTgatcttcacttcactttttccaTGACACAGTTCTAAATGAATTTTGGATTTTATGGCTACGACTATTATCTTGCCGTCTTCAGCGTTTGAAGTGGATTCTTTTTCTGGACGAAACCCAGGGTTAACTGAGGTCGCTGTGAGTCATTCATcgacgtgtgtgtttgtcagaaaGCCAGGAACTTTGACTGCTGCGTCAGTGAGTACATTGGTGTGAGCAGCTCAGGGTGGTTTCCACCTTTGGCTCTGAAGCTAGGAGGAACTGTCGGCTTCAAAGGTTGACAAGTTTTATGGATCTAGGAGGAGCGACCTCATGAATCATTTCTTCTATTATATACACGTTTGTGttgattcatgcattcattattaatcaaactgtggaagaagaataacaggcagtctaatctaatctaatctaatctaaaatccACATCAGGTTCCAGATAAGGCTTTCATGTTTGTTCTCTCCTCGCTCTCTTTACTTCCTTCGTCCCTCCTactctccctcctccctgctttccttccatccttttcctctcttcttccttcctccatcattcatttgttcctGTTGTCTTTCCTTCTtacttcctcctctcttttctcccctCCTTTTCCATCCATCGtccttccttctttcattcCTTACTTCCATCCCTCccttgctttttttccttcctttccttccttctatctgtctttcctcctcatctccttttTTGGTTCCTTTGTTTGTTCCTACCTCACTTCTTCCCTCTTCCCCTCCTTCCTTGCCGTCCTTCCTTCATTCCCTCCTTCCTTTGTTCGTTTCTTCCCACCTTCATTTGTTTGCTCCTTCATTCCTCCATCACTtctttcctcctcccctccttccttgccttccttccctcccttctgtccttcctctttccctcctcctcttctttcttgcTCCCTTCCTCCCCCTTCTTCCTTGCctaccttcctcttcctccttctttccCTCCCCCCCATCCTTCCATATCTCCCCCCTTCCCCTCTACACCCTCTCTCTGCAGGTTCTGGTCTCCCTGTTGTTCCTGAACCTCTTCCACCTGCTGGGTCTGGTCCCCCTGAAGCGTTACTCCCGGCCTCTTGGCGAGAAACTTCTGGTTCCTGCCATTTGTGCCAGCATCTACGCCGTCCTGACCATGTGGACCAAAGCCAACAGTGCCTTCTCCAGCGTCACCCCCCTCACTGTCCCAATGCTGCCTCTCTTGACCGTGGTTCTGAGCTTCGTGCTGAAGCTCTCCTCACCGCCGTCCGTCCACATGTCCATCCTGATCTTCATCCTCAGTGTTTCTTCTGTTATTTCCACAGGTacagtttcatttcagtttcgTGTTTGCAcgttatttatcttttttttgtgctgcagtTTCCAAGGGCGTGTCAGGGTCCCACCCTCTGGAGTTTGTGTACCCACCTCTGGCGGTCATCCTCCACAGCGTCTGTCTG
It encodes the following:
- the si:ch211-248a14.8 gene encoding uncharacterized protein si:ch211-248a14.8 isoform X1; its protein translation is MSPTGVKDKRPLQEQWQHLHIMTPCLLGKGPGRWRSRPCPSTWMTLLPSRQALKPLIPTFCLLVMVVYGLGEKLRNFVVRIFIPQYHYPYAVALSFGQVLVSLLFLNLFHLLGLVPLKRYSRPLGEKLLVPAICASIYAVLTMWTKANSAFSSVTPLTVPMLPLLTVVLSFVLKLSSPPSVHMSILIFILSVSSVISTVSKGVSGSHPLEFVYPPLAVILHSVCLTWLAKVSEAQHRQGGDGPASAFDLYYVLLVNQFWILGLLWLVHPHSPWLVLSRGYWQTLLFHGYLLAILLLGMVLNFMVGMSALCVSPLAAALLYSARDLLQPFVRLL
- the si:ch211-248a14.8 gene encoding uncharacterized protein si:ch211-248a14.8 isoform X2 — translated: MTPCLLGKGPGRWRSRPCPSTWMTLLPSRQALKPLIPTFCLLVMVVYGLGEKLRNFVVRIFIPQYHYPYAVALSFGQVLVSLLFLNLFHLLGLVPLKRYSRPLGEKLLVPAICASIYAVLTMWTKANSAFSSVTPLTVPMLPLLTVVLSFVLKLSSPPSVHMSILIFILSVSSVISTVSKGVSGSHPLEFVYPPLAVILHSVCLTWLAKVSEAQHRQGGDGPASAFDLYYVLLVNQFWILGLLWLVHPHSPWLVLSRGYWQTLLFHGYLLAILLLGMVLNFMVGMSALCVSPLAAALLYSARDLLQPFVRLL